GTAAACACATATTTTTAATATAGCCGACgagtaaaaataaattaaagggAGCAACAGACAAGGAGTCTTTCTAACTAACTCCACATGAGCTAACTACTATAGAAAGGATTGGCTATATACAATGGAAAAggaaagaagaattaacccaaatagtcaCTCATCCAAtagcttaaactaaaaatagccgatgaaagtataatatatatataatttatgtattatatatatatatatatatatatatatatatatatatatatatatataatttatgtattatatataaagtataatatatatataatttatgtattatatatatatatatatatataattgtgtataatcaatatataaactatgtatatgattagaaaaagtaaacaatgaatatagccagctatttgtgtaaagatcacAAAAGGAAAACCATAGTCATTTttttaaataacaataataattactACGTCTTAATTAGTCCCAAGTATGTTGAGATGCAATGTATAGCACAAACTTAGGTGAGCATGTCCTatgttataattctgtattgctgtaataaataattaaactttgtgaaaaaataaaacagaaagttagtaatacttgtttaactaaataaattctggaaaaaacagtataggaataaatcgagcccaatgaatacacagtgtgtccttaaggaaattattctccTCAAGTACCctaggtgctggaatatatcctcccaggatagaacgatttaactcaccagagtgttggtaccaaaacacCGGTGAACAgtgagccactcgaaggctgtaaaacacagtggaatttttttgtgcagaagaagaagaagaagaagaagaagaagaagctcagaaaatttcgtaaggaaagattctgcgattcaaactctatttatagagttgctggcattgtttctgaaaaagtttgcaacctttcagaaacaaccatggctgttggaataggtttattccggattgaatttttcattaattatttaattaattaattaaataattgaaaggaaaaatccgaagccgaagccgagcgaacgacgacgacggcgcgaggcttgccttcttcttaactctttaagaggtagaagaagagcaattatatatatactcatcaaaagccttttcttcctccgatatgggataATGTCACTttgccaagggaaactcaaatatttcatttttcctccatttctcattcaccatctttaagctacacaagcttaaaatcccaacatcCTAATCATATATTCTATATTGTGAAAATTTGACATAAATTAACTAATTTTAAGTTGATTGCCAGCCTACAGCAACAGCTGTTCTTTGTTTGAGCTTAAAACCAATAAGGTGAGTGAGTTTATTCGTGCAAAATTACAGTCATTTTAttaaaagagaaggaaaaaagagAATTTGATGTGCCCTAAGCTTAACAAAAGTCAAATGTCTTCAACGAAATGTCACAGTCCCACTAGAACTTTTTTAATCAAATGAAACTTCACTGCTCTTTCTTTCCATAACCCAAGAAAATTTCCAACATTTGCAATTAGCAAAGAccttaaattaaaataaatatctcCCTTAGCCCCTTCATCCaagccccccctccccccaccccccaaCTAAAAAAAGACAAAAACAAGAATGAAGAAAACGAGTATCGCTCACTCCCACGTTCTCTTGGTCAGAGAAGCTGCCATTTTTGATTGACCAGTCTATTAAGAAACTATATATAGATACACACTACACAACATATTTAGCAGCAAATCATcaacataaaaaaaaaagaagaacagAACAAAGAGCTCTCTTGTTTGCTTCTTTTAAAACCTTAGTTCAAATTGTTTTCAAGCTCATCCACAATGGTTGAGCATTTTCATCTAGGCCATTTGGTAAACTTTCTGGTACTATGCTTGTTAATTTTAACTGCTGTTTCAGTTGAAGCTCGAGTTCGACATCATAAATGGGAGGTTAAATATGAATACAAATCCCCAGATTGTTTCAAGAAGCTTTCCATTAGCATCAATGGTAAAACTCCAGGTCCTACTATTGTTGCTCAACAAGGTGACACTATTGTTGTTGAAGTCAAAAATAGCTTGTTAACTGAAAATCTTGCTATCCATTGGCATGGTATTAGACAGGTAAATATCcaattttcttttgatttttttattaagTGTTTTATCAATaaacaataatttttatataaaaaaattaacctaaatagccgtcCATCCAAccgtttaaactaaaaatagcggGCGGATGTGTAATATAAGTATTattcatgtataatatatgcataactaTGTATAATCAAGgcataatctatgtataccgattaagaaaaacaaataatatttatgtaaaaaGCTCTTTTATATATTCATTGCAGATTGGAACACCATGGGCTGATGGAACAGAAGGAATCACACAATGTCCAGTTGTTCCAGGGGATACTTTTGTTTACAAATTTGTTGTTGATAGGGtaagttaatttattttatttttaagtaTGGAATTATATATTGTGAGATCagttttctaagtaatttttttGCAAATTTTGTGCAGCCTGGAACATATTTGTACCATGCTCATTATGGTATGCAAAGACAAGCAGGATTACAAGGAATGATCAAAGTATTAGTTCCAAATGGAGTTGTAGAGCCATTTCCATATGACTATGATAGAAACATTCTTCTCACTGATTGGTACCATAAGAGTACTTATGAACAAGCTACTGGTCTTGCTTCTTTACCTTTTGTTTGGGTTGGAGAACCTCAGGTAATTATGTAACATTCAATAATGTTTTGCTCTATTTTTCTGATAATGTTtctaatattattttctttttctgtttcaGTCACTCTTGATTCATGGAAGAGGAAGGTTCAATTGTTCTACTCCAGACACAGATGTTACTCTTTGCAATGCTACAAATCCTCAATGTTCACCTTATTCAATGATTGTTATTCCTGGCAAGACTTATAGGCTTAGAATTGGCAGCTTGACTGCTCTTTCTGCTCTAAGTTTTGAAATTGAGGTAATTTTCTCACAAATCACAATTCCCCTCTATCAACAactcaaaaaattaaaaaataaaattagtttGTTACTAATGGAATTTTGCATTGCAGGGGCATAATATGACAGTTGTAGAGGCAGATGGTCACTATGTAGAGCCATTTGTGGTACAAAAACTCTTCATTTATTCTGGAGAAACATACTCAGTCATAATCAAAGCAGATCAAGATCCTTCAAGAAATTATTGGGCAAGTACCAAAATTGTTAGCAGGAATAGTTCCACTCCTAATGGTTTGGGCATTATTAATTACTACCCAAACCATCCTAGGAGAACCCCTCCTACTGTACCACCCCCGGGGCCCCATTGGAACGACGTTGCCCCGAGGGTGGCTCAGAGTGTTGCAATCAAATCCCACAAGGATTTCATTCACGCTCCTCCTAAAACATCGGACAGGGTCATCGTCATGCTTAATACCCAAAACAGGGTTAATGGTTTCGTGCGTTGGTCTGTCAATAATGTATCATTCAACATGCCCCATACGCCTTATTTGATCGCCCTTAAGCACAACTTATTGCATACTTTCGAGCAAACCCCTCCACCGGACAACTATAACCACGAGAATTACGACATTTCCATTGTCCAGCCGAATGTGAATGCCACAACTAGCAACTCAATTTACAGGTTGAAATTCAACACAACAGTGGACATCATTTTGCAAAATGCCAACACAATGAATCCCAATAACAGTGAGACACATCCTTGGCATTTACATGGGCATGACTTTTGGGTCATGGGCTATGGTAATGGCAAATTTAACCAATCTATTGACCCAAAGAATTACAACCTTGTGAACCCAATTATGAAGAACACAATCCCAGTCCATCCTTATGGATGGACTGCACTGCGGTTTCGGGCCGATAATCCAGGAGTTTGGGCCTTTCATTGCCATATTGAGTCACATTTCTTCATGGGAATGGGAGTTGTTTTTGAAGAAGGGATTGAGAAGGTTGGAAAATTGCCTACTTCTATTATGGGGTGTGGTGACAGCAAAAGGTTCCACAGGCCATAAGTTCTTTAACATTATCAAAATCAGATAACTGTATATTCAAATTATCTTTGTTTATTATTGGGGGAAATTCTTTTGGTCGTTGCCAAGAATCAAAGGTCATTTGTAACTTGTAAACAAAATTTCTGTTTTGTAATTAAAATGCTTTTCGTTTATGTATCTCTACACCTTTATTTTTTATAAAGATCTTTACAGTGTTGAAAGTAGATAATTTACACTTATTGCTGCTACAATGTCATAATACTCTATTCTATTTTGTCTTATCTGATCAAGATATACAATTTTTTTGTGAAGTTCAGTGAGAGATCTAATGGTGATTGGACCACTTCTCCTGACAAAGAGACCACTAAGTCCTAGTAATAAGATAATCtaataattgaaataatatttttaggCAATTGATTGGATCCAAAAAATAAAATGGACAATCCTATAAAAAGAATCGAATGCTACAATAATGATCCAGTAAAATTTTACTAGTGGGGTATGAGAAAAGTAGTGTGTACGCGGACCTTACCCCTAACCCGAAGGAATAAAGAGGCTGTTTTCGAAAATCCCTCGCCTCAAGaagacaaaaagagaaaagagacACAATATCTATATCATCAACAGAAACCAAAGCAATAATAACAgcataaaaaatagaaaatatatgAAAAACAATAGCAATAACCAGTAAATAGACCCGAcactatgaaaaataaaaaagtagTGAGAACACATCATTAACTACTAGCAGTCTAAGATAAAAATCGTATCCG
This sequence is a window from Nicotiana tomentosiformis chromosome 5, ASM39032v3, whole genome shotgun sequence. Protein-coding genes within it:
- the LOC104090435 gene encoding L-ascorbate oxidase, yielding MVEHFHLGHLVNFLVLCLLILTAVSVEARVRHHKWEVKYEYKSPDCFKKLSISINGKTPGPTIVAQQGDTIVVEVKNSLLTENLAIHWHGIRQIGTPWADGTEGITQCPVVPGDTFVYKFVVDRPGTYLYHAHYGMQRQAGLQGMIKVLVPNGVVEPFPYDYDRNILLTDWYHKSTYEQATGLASLPFVWVGEPQSLLIHGRGRFNCSTPDTDVTLCNATNPQCSPYSMIVIPGKTYRLRIGSLTALSALSFEIEGHNMTVVEADGHYVEPFVVQKLFIYSGETYSVIIKADQDPSRNYWASTKIVSRNSSTPNGLGIINYYPNHPRRTPPTVPPPGPHWNDVAPRVAQSVAIKSHKDFIHAPPKTSDRVIVMLNTQNRVNGFVRWSVNNVSFNMPHTPYLIALKHNLLHTFEQTPPPDNYNHENYDISIVQPNVNATTSNSIYRLKFNTTVDIILQNANTMNPNNSETHPWHLHGHDFWVMGYGNGKFNQSIDPKNYNLVNPIMKNTIPVHPYGWTALRFRADNPGVWAFHCHIESHFFMGMGVVFEEGIEKVGKLPTSIMGCGDSKRFHRP